In the genome of Chryseobacterium arthrosphaerae, one region contains:
- the kdsA gene encoding 3-deoxy-8-phosphooctulonate synthase produces the protein MIQYLDNIQHKDSKNFFLIAGPCIIEGEDMALRIAEKVINITDKYNIPYIFKGSFKKANRSRVDSFTTIGEEKSLEILKKVGETFNIPTTTDIHENEHAALAAQYVDVLQIPAFLVRQTDLLVAAAKTGKCVSLKKGQFLSPESMKFAVQKITDSDNQKVAIIERGNSFGYTDLIVDYRGIPTMREYAPVILDVTHSLQQPNQSSGVTGGRPDLIETIAKAGIAVGADGIFIETHPTPETALSDGANMLRLDLLEDLLQKLTRIRESIL, from the coding sequence ATGATTCAGTATTTAGATAACATTCAGCACAAAGATTCAAAGAACTTTTTCCTTATTGCCGGCCCATGTATTATTGAGGGGGAAGATATGGCACTTAGGATTGCTGAAAAAGTAATCAACATTACAGACAAATATAATATTCCTTATATTTTTAAAGGGAGTTTCAAGAAGGCGAACAGAAGCCGTGTAGATTCTTTTACGACGATTGGAGAAGAGAAATCACTCGAAATCCTTAAAAAAGTTGGAGAGACATTCAACATTCCTACCACAACGGATATCCATGAGAACGAGCATGCAGCATTAGCAGCACAATATGTGGATGTATTGCAGATTCCTGCATTCCTGGTACGTCAGACCGATCTTTTGGTTGCTGCAGCAAAAACAGGAAAATGTGTTTCTTTGAAAAAAGGGCAGTTCCTTTCACCGGAATCGATGAAATTTGCTGTTCAGAAGATTACAGATTCCGATAACCAGAAGGTAGCGATCATTGAAAGAGGAAATTCTTTCGGATATACAGATCTGATCGTGGATTACAGGGGAATTCCTACCATGAGGGAATATGCTCCGGTAATTTTAGATGTTACGCATTCCCTGCAGCAGCCTAATCAGAGTTCAGGAGTGACAGGAGGAAGACCGGATCTTATTGAAACCATAGCTAAAGCAGGAATTGCAGTAGGAGCAGATGGAATTTTCATTGAAACACATCCTACACCGGAAACAGCATTATCTGATGGAGCCAATATGTTAAGACTGGATTTATTAGAAGATTTATTACAAAAATTAACAAGAATTAGAGAATCGATTTTGTAA
- a CDS encoding glycosyltransferase family 117 protein, whose protein sequence is MKNWTFRQWNTVLGWVIFVIAFFTYLSTIEPNFSFWDCGEYISSAVKLEVTHAPGAALFQIVGAVAAIFALGKGENYSIVINAMSALFSALTILFLFWTITHFVRRLLNKDFEEITKHQEISILFAGAIGALCFTFSDTFWFSAVEGEVYSMASMFIALLVWLITKWENEYKAADSERWIILIFFILGLSVGVHMMCMLATPAVCLVYYARNYKFTWKNFIWANLITLGILIVVFKIIFPLIMTMFGRLEIFFVNGLGLPFHSGTIAAFILMAAICYFIIKYARKTKRNLYQTIALSVVYMIIGFSCWMVIPIRANANPPMNLNDPDTAIGMLDYYNREQYGDWPTIYGQNYTAFLDANGIEKNEDGSFKTKKTGEIYEKDEKTGTYRKTGDRFNYVFNKSQVSLMPRMFNEDKDVMANYISMYGAPDFTFNYANEDVADNPQAKQIFDELRTKYEDKSITASDYLKVKPYNLINVQKPSLLQNMDYFISFQNGYYFVRYLMWNFVGRQNDLEGNMESTKGNWISGIPFIDNVIVGNQDKMPAKFKNESTVTFFFLPLILGLIGFFFQLNRDFGRFYALLSLFIITSVGIIFYTGVKPFEPRERDYAMVGSFYAFSIWIGLGAGAILWFLQSKIKSNGANIALGVVLLGVPFMMGFQNYNVHDRSNRYTAYDYAYSVLKSLPKNDILFVYGDNDTYPVWAIQETERFRDDVKVVNFTLASTPWNLDQVKRRTYNAMGIPSQLTHDDYRDGVNDQIYMMKKEDWEGVFSMLKEQGAPETEFQAFRKYLTQDSLTLKEAINFIKFKSPEKDELLKMYFGEEKYEKYNILPVNKFILPVNKENALKAGIINQADLPNVANQIMITYKGNTLYKNNLILMDLLANFDWKRPINFSSGGIYDSENIFYLNDYLQFDGFSYRLIPIQTPPTADGDMGRVDADNLYNVVKNFRWGNFKDLNAHFDETATSNIISYRMSASRAAAALALSGQKAKALEILDLAAKEIPAEKYNDPRSLSSIVSGYIIAGQEQKGLQLAEVLKKGIFEEYDYYQSLSKADQSYLRRQMRTKPMEYSLVVAAVTDAYTKIGQKEKGYAYLVKSIEPIDKKFNAFVKDLQQMGKEKAMKESEEVQKITPFYQYLFDVMEPFDSTYSKEKEDQITSAIIKATQ, encoded by the coding sequence ATGAAAAATTGGACTTTTAGGCAATGGAACACCGTTTTAGGATGGGTGATTTTCGTCATTGCGTTTTTCACGTACTTGTCCACCATAGAACCCAATTTCAGTTTTTGGGATTGTGGCGAGTACATTTCTTCTGCAGTAAAACTTGAAGTAACGCACGCTCCCGGAGCGGCTTTATTCCAGATAGTGGGTGCCGTGGCAGCCATTTTTGCATTAGGGAAAGGCGAAAATTACTCCATCGTAATTAATGCGATGTCTGCATTGTTCAGTGCGCTGACGATTTTATTTTTATTCTGGACGATCACGCACTTTGTGAGACGACTCTTAAACAAAGATTTCGAAGAAATTACCAAACACCAGGAAATTTCTATTTTATTTGCAGGAGCAATAGGCGCACTTTGCTTCACATTCTCAGATACATTCTGGTTTTCTGCAGTAGAAGGAGAGGTGTATTCAATGGCATCAATGTTTATCGCTCTTTTGGTCTGGTTGATCACAAAATGGGAAAATGAGTACAAAGCGGCAGACAGTGAAAGATGGATTATCCTTATTTTCTTTATTTTAGGACTGTCTGTGGGAGTACACATGATGTGTATGCTGGCAACACCTGCGGTATGTCTGGTATATTACGCAAGAAACTACAAGTTTACCTGGAAAAACTTTATCTGGGCCAACCTTATAACACTGGGCATCCTGATCGTAGTTTTCAAGATTATTTTCCCATTGATCATGACGATGTTCGGAAGACTGGAGATTTTCTTTGTAAACGGTCTTGGGCTTCCTTTCCACTCAGGAACTATTGCAGCATTTATCCTGATGGCTGCGATCTGTTATTTCATCATCAAATATGCCAGAAAAACGAAAAGAAACCTGTATCAGACCATCGCTTTATCTGTGGTATACATGATCATCGGTTTCTCCTGCTGGATGGTGATCCCGATCAGAGCGAATGCTAACCCGCCAATGAACCTTAATGATCCTGATACTGCAATCGGTATGCTGGATTACTATAACAGGGAACAGTATGGTGACTGGCCAACGATCTACGGGCAGAATTACACCGCTTTCCTTGATGCCAACGGAATTGAAAAGAACGAAGACGGAAGCTTTAAAACAAAAAAGACCGGGGAAATCTACGAAAAAGATGAAAAAACCGGAACTTACAGAAAAACCGGAGACCGTTTCAACTATGTTTTCAACAAATCTCAGGTAAGCTTAATGCCAAGAATGTTCAACGAGGACAAAGATGTAATGGCCAACTATATTTCAATGTATGGAGCTCCTGATTTTACCTTTAATTATGCTAATGAAGATGTGGCAGACAATCCACAGGCTAAGCAGATTTTTGATGAATTGAGAACGAAATATGAAGATAAGTCGATTACTGCTTCAGATTACCTGAAAGTGAAGCCTTATAACCTGATCAATGTTCAGAAGCCTTCATTGCTACAGAATATGGATTATTTCATTTCTTTCCAGAACGGATATTATTTTGTAAGATACCTGATGTGGAACTTTGTGGGAAGACAGAATGACCTTGAAGGTAATATGGAAAGCACCAAAGGAAACTGGATTTCCGGAATTCCTTTCATCGATAATGTTATTGTAGGAAACCAGGATAAAATGCCTGCTAAATTTAAAAATGAAAGTACGGTTACATTCTTCTTCCTTCCGTTAATTTTAGGACTCATCGGATTCTTTTTCCAGCTGAATAGGGATTTCGGAAGATTCTATGCTTTGCTATCCTTATTTATTATTACCAGTGTCGGAATTATTTTCTATACGGGAGTAAAACCTTTCGAACCAAGAGAGAGAGATTATGCAATGGTAGGATCTTTCTATGCTTTTTCTATCTGGATCGGATTGGGCGCCGGAGCTATTCTGTGGTTCTTACAGTCTAAAATTAAATCCAACGGTGCCAATATTGCACTAGGAGTTGTTTTGTTGGGCGTACCTTTTATGATGGGCTTCCAGAACTATAATGTTCACGACAGAAGTAACAGATATACAGCATATGATTATGCATATTCCGTATTAAAATCATTACCGAAAAACGATATCCTGTTCGTTTATGGTGATAACGATACCTATCCGGTTTGGGCTATCCAGGAAACGGAAAGATTCAGAGATGACGTAAAAGTGGTGAACTTTACCCTTGCTTCCACGCCCTGGAACCTTGACCAGGTGAAAAGAAGAACGTACAACGCAATGGGAATTCCTAGTCAGTTAACCCATGATGATTACAGAGACGGGGTAAACGACCAGATCTATATGATGAAGAAAGAAGACTGGGAAGGGGTATTCTCTATGCTGAAAGAGCAGGGAGCTCCTGAAACTGAATTCCAGGCGTTCAGAAAATATCTTACTCAGGATTCTTTAACACTGAAAGAGGCGATTAATTTCATCAAATTCAAATCTCCTGAAAAAGATGAGCTCCTGAAAATGTACTTCGGAGAAGAGAAATATGAGAAATACAATATTCTTCCGGTAAACAAATTCATTCTTCCCGTTAATAAGGAAAATGCACTGAAAGCTGGAATCATCAACCAGGCAGATCTTCCTAACGTAGCCAATCAGATCATGATTACCTATAAAGGAAACACGCTTTATAAAAATAACCTGATCCTTATGGACCTGTTGGCGAACTTCGACTGGAAGCGTCCGATCAACTTCTCATCAGGAGGAATTTATGACAGCGAAAACATTTTCTATCTGAATGACTATCTTCAGTTTGACGGCTTCAGTTACAGGCTGATCCCGATCCAGACTCCTCCTACGGCTGATGGAGATATGGGAAGAGTAGATGCCGACAACCTTTATAATGTAGTGAAAAACTTCAGATGGGGGAACTTTAAAGATCTTAATGCTCACTTTGATGAAACGGCTACATCCAATATTATCAGCTACAGAATGTCAGCAAGCAGAGCTGCAGCAGCCCTTGCATTGAGCGGACAGAAAGCAAAGGCATTGGAAATCCTTGATCTTGCCGCTAAGGAAATTCCTGCGGAAAAATACAATGATCCACGTTCATTAAGCTCTATTGTATCAGGATACATTATTGCAGGACAGGAGCAGAAAGGTCTTCAGCTGGCAGAAGTACTGAAGAAAGGAATCTTTGAAGAATATGATTATTATCAAAGCCTTTCCAAGGCAGACCAAAGCTATCTGAGAAGACAAATGAGAACGAAGCCGATGGAATATTCTCTTGTAGTAGCCGCTGTTACCGATGCTTATACAAAGATAGGCCAGAAAGAAAAAGGATATGCTTACCTGGTAAAATCCATTGAGCCGATCGATAAAAAGTTCAATGCTTTTGTAAAAGATCTTCAGCAGATGGGTAAAGAGAAAGCAATGAAAGAATCTGAAGAAGTTCAAAAGATCACACCATTCTATCAGTATCTATTTGATGTCATGGAACCTTTTGATTCTACGTATTCGAAAGAAAAAGAAGATCAGATTACTTCTGCGATTATCAAAGCAACACAATAA
- a CDS encoding aminotransferase class I/II-fold pyridoxal phosphate-dependent enzyme, giving the protein MDIFERIKENPGPLGQFADYGEGYFIFPRLEGPIGPRMQFQGREVIFWSANDYLGLCNHPEVKQADAQAAAEYGMFYPMGARAMSGETDQHLQLERELADFVQKESAYLLNFGYQGMVSTIDALVSRNDVIVYDMDSHACIVDGVRLHSGKRFTYKHNDMASLEKNLQRATKVAEENGGGILVITEGVFGMRGQQGKLKEICDLKSKYNFRLLVDDAHGFGTLGKTGAGAGEEQGCQDQIDVYFSTFAKSMAGFGAFLAGDKEIIRYLKFNLRSQIFAKSLTMPMVIGGLKRLELLRTRPEIKAKLWENVYKLQNGLRDRGFNIGDTNTCVTPVMMQGTPVEATLLVKDLRENYGIFTSVVVYPVIPKGMILLRLIPTASHTDAEINETLAAFEAIHDKLVGGYYKEQEQLILQEQGLSFKPI; this is encoded by the coding sequence TTGGATATTTTTGAAAGAATAAAAGAAAATCCAGGACCTCTTGGACAATTTGCAGATTATGGTGAAGGCTATTTTATTTTCCCGAGATTAGAGGGACCTATCGGCCCGAGGATGCAGTTCCAGGGTAGAGAAGTAATTTTCTGGAGTGCCAATGACTATTTGGGATTGTGTAATCATCCTGAAGTAAAGCAAGCGGATGCGCAAGCGGCTGCAGAATACGGAATGTTCTACCCAATGGGAGCAAGAGCAATGTCTGGTGAAACAGATCAGCACCTTCAGCTGGAAAGAGAATTGGCAGACTTTGTACAAAAAGAATCAGCATATTTACTGAATTTCGGTTACCAGGGAATGGTTTCTACTATTGATGCCCTTGTAAGCAGAAATGACGTTATTGTTTATGATATGGATTCCCATGCCTGCATCGTAGATGGGGTAAGACTTCATTCAGGAAAAAGGTTTACCTATAAGCATAATGATATGGCAAGCCTTGAGAAAAACCTTCAGAGAGCGACTAAAGTGGCTGAAGAAAACGGCGGAGGTATCCTTGTGATCACAGAAGGTGTTTTCGGAATGAGAGGACAGCAGGGAAAACTGAAAGAGATCTGTGACCTTAAATCAAAATATAACTTCAGACTTTTGGTAGATGATGCCCACGGTTTCGGGACGCTTGGTAAAACAGGTGCCGGAGCTGGTGAAGAGCAGGGATGCCAGGATCAGATCGATGTATATTTCTCCACTTTTGCCAAATCTATGGCCGGTTTCGGAGCATTCCTTGCGGGTGACAAAGAGATCATCAGATACCTGAAGTTCAATCTTAGATCGCAGATCTTCGCAAAATCTCTGACGATGCCAATGGTAATCGGAGGATTAAAGAGACTGGAATTGCTGAGAACAAGACCAGAGATCAAAGCTAAACTTTGGGAGAATGTTTATAAACTGCAGAACGGATTAAGAGACAGAGGATTCAACATTGGTGATACCAATACCTGTGTAACTCCGGTCATGATGCAGGGAACTCCTGTAGAGGCTACTCTATTGGTAAAAGACCTGAGAGAGAATTACGGAATCTTTACTTCGGTGGTGGTATATCCGGTAATTCCGAAAGGAATGATTCTTTTAAGATTAATTCCTACCGCTTCCCACACAGATGCTGAGATCAATGAAACTCTCGCAGCATTTGAAGCAATTCATGATAAATTAGTAGGTGGTTACTATAAAGAGCAGGAACAACTGATACTGCAGGAACAGGGATTAAGTTTTAAACCGATTTAA
- a CDS encoding DUF1697 domain-containing protein, whose translation MLIIHCSLTTKIDYLTMKYCAFLRGVNVKGTNMKMADVCLVFQEAGMTEVSSVLASGNIVFSSDKKVEDLKVLLEKAMSEHFSYEAFLFIRSQEETEVLWNSIPFEKNDGLHIYGFVGMAGVEKVLMEEFQKATQAENEKAEIVNDIFYWQVPKGNTLDSTFGKVLGKKSLKDQMTSRNINTFEKVLKKME comes from the coding sequence ATGCTCATCATTCACTGCAGCCTGACAACTAAAATCGATTACCTTACTATGAAATACTGTGCTTTTCTCCGTGGCGTCAACGTAAAAGGAACCAATATGAAAATGGCGGATGTCTGCCTGGTTTTCCAAGAGGCCGGAATGACAGAGGTAAGTTCTGTTCTTGCCTCCGGAAATATTGTTTTTTCTTCAGATAAAAAGGTTGAAGATTTGAAAGTATTGCTGGAAAAAGCAATGTCAGAACATTTTTCTTATGAAGCATTTTTGTTCATCAGATCTCAGGAAGAAACGGAGGTACTCTGGAACAGTATTCCCTTTGAAAAAAATGACGGGTTGCATATCTATGGTTTTGTAGGAATGGCGGGAGTGGAAAAGGTCTTGATGGAAGAATTTCAAAAAGCAACCCAGGCGGAAAATGAAAAAGCTGAAATTGTCAATGATATATTTTACTGGCAGGTTCCGAAAGGTAATACCTTGGATTCTACTTTTGGGAAGGTTTTAGGGAAGAAAAGCCTTAAGGATCAAATGACCAGCAGGAATATCAATACGTTTGAGAAAGTGTTGAAAAAGATGGAGTAA
- a CDS encoding PLP-dependent cysteine synthase family protein: MSNVYDNILGLIGHTPMVKLNTVTKDIPATVYAKLESYNPGHSTKDRIALHIIENAEKKGLLKEDSVVVETTSGNTGFSIAMVCIIKGYKCILAVSDKTKPEKIAYLKALGATVYICPANVAADDPRSYYEVAKRIAQETPNSIYINQYFNELNIDAHYQTTGPEIWEQTEGKITHLFACTGTGGTLSGSAKFLKEKNPDIKIIGVDADGSILKSYHETGEIHKEDVHPYQIEGMGKNLIPSALLFDKVDEFVRVNDEMSAYRTREIALKEAIMGGYTTGAVTQGLIQYAQSHELTENDVIVLIYPDHGSRYITKVYSDKWMAEQGFVNNCVHNYDEVFKTEFIK; encoded by the coding sequence ATGAGTAATGTTTACGATAATATCCTTGGCCTGATAGGACATACTCCTATGGTGAAGCTAAATACTGTTACAAAAGATATTCCAGCAACCGTTTATGCCAAGTTAGAATCATATAATCCTGGACATTCCACCAAAGATAGAATCGCACTTCATATTATTGAAAACGCAGAGAAGAAAGGTTTACTTAAAGAAGATTCTGTAGTTGTAGAAACTACTTCCGGAAATACTGGGTTTTCTATTGCGATGGTATGTATCATCAAAGGATATAAATGTATTCTTGCGGTAAGCGATAAAACCAAGCCTGAAAAAATCGCTTATCTGAAAGCATTGGGTGCAACGGTTTATATCTGTCCTGCCAACGTAGCAGCGGATGATCCAAGATCATACTATGAAGTGGCTAAAAGAATTGCCCAGGAAACTCCAAATTCCATTTACATCAATCAATATTTTAATGAGCTGAATATTGATGCCCACTATCAAACCACAGGTCCTGAGATCTGGGAACAGACGGAAGGTAAGATCACTCACCTTTTTGCATGTACGGGAACCGGAGGTACTTTATCAGGTTCAGCGAAGTTTTTAAAGGAAAAGAATCCGGATATTAAAATTATCGGGGTGGATGCAGACGGATCGATACTGAAAAGCTATCACGAGACAGGAGAAATCCATAAAGAAGATGTACATCCTTATCAAATTGAAGGAATGGGAAAAAATCTTATCCCTTCTGCCCTTCTTTTCGACAAAGTAGATGAGTTTGTAAGGGTAAATGATGAAATGTCCGCCTACAGGACCCGTGAGATTGCTTTGAAAGAAGCCATCATGGGAGGTTACACCACCGGAGCAGTAACTCAGGGGCTGATACAATATGCACAGTCTCATGAGCTGACTGAAAATGATGTAATCGTTTTAATTTATCCTGACCACGGCTCAAGATACATTACCAAAGTGTACAGTGATAAGTGGATGGCTGAACAGGGGTTTGTCAACAACTGTGTTCACAACTACGACGAAGTTTTCAAAACGGAGTTTATCAAATAA
- a CDS encoding TonB-dependent receptor plug domain-containing protein, which yields MKKLVLPLSLMVPVLIFSQHRKKDTTTVKVTDIEEVVFQKKAVGSTKDITNVRISAKDAKAAATISGGIEGLLKTLPSVNSNTELSSQYMVRGGNYDENLIYINDIEIYRPFLIRNSQQEGMSIINPDMVSTVNFSAGGFEAKYGDKMSSALNIYYREPEKFEVSGEASLIGGRLTTGLASKNKKFTALFSGRYRNTNLVLNTLKEDTDFNPTYWDFQSYLNYHVNDKLSMSFIGYYSKNDYEMIPRQKSVTFGSLQQPITVNIGYGGKENDQYKNMMGTFSVNYKPADNWKFTLDAFAYQNREKEYYSIQSAYELQTFDPKTQEPVATYDLGGQIDHARNDLFVRTYGTQFRAKFSPNVNTDFEVGFKYEKENLKDNTNEWRLVDSAGYSIPRPDIDPRTGATGDLKLAYYIAGQNNIEPSRLSAYAQYSQKFYWGASKVFVNAGVRVANWSFNKETIFSPRAQFAIKPDWDNDMLFKLSAGIYYQSPFYKEIKDLDGNFNSNIKSQRSIQVILANDYEFQMYDRPFKLTTELYYKKMDNLIPYYMDNVRIRYSGANNAKGYSYGIDTRLFGEFVPGVDSWLSASYARVYENIGGRGDIPRPTDQRFRFAMFYQDYMPQFPSMRVNLTLVYAMGLPTGAPVMFDSNGQPDFNSAYKFQKTLPAYKRVDIGLTKVFIDPKDKKSRSGFWGNFQELTLGVQVFNAFNINNTVANQWITDYNSSNTNLYPVPVRLTGRFFNVKLEFKL from the coding sequence TTGAAAAAACTAGTTTTACCGCTAAGCCTTATGGTCCCTGTACTGATTTTCTCGCAACACAGAAAAAAGGATACAACGACCGTTAAAGTGACCGATATAGAGGAAGTAGTCTTCCAGAAAAAAGCAGTAGGAAGTACCAAAGACATTACCAATGTCCGGATTTCAGCAAAAGATGCGAAAGCTGCTGCTACCATAAGTGGAGGAATTGAAGGATTGCTCAAAACACTTCCTTCCGTAAACTCCAATACTGAGCTGTCTTCCCAATATATGGTTCGTGGTGGTAACTATGATGAAAACCTTATCTACATCAATGATATTGAAATCTACAGACCTTTCCTGATCAGAAATTCTCAGCAGGAAGGCATGAGTATCATCAATCCGGATATGGTTTCTACAGTGAATTTCTCAGCAGGAGGATTTGAAGCCAAATATGGTGATAAAATGTCTTCTGCTTTAAATATCTATTACCGTGAACCTGAAAAATTTGAAGTTTCAGGAGAAGCGAGTCTGATAGGAGGAAGGCTTACCACAGGTCTGGCTTCAAAAAACAAGAAATTTACCGCTTTATTTTCAGGAAGATACAGAAATACCAACCTTGTTCTTAATACTTTAAAGGAAGATACGGATTTTAACCCTACCTATTGGGATTTCCAGTCTTACCTTAATTACCATGTCAACGATAAACTTTCCATGTCGTTCATCGGATATTATTCCAAGAATGATTATGAAATGATTCCAAGGCAGAAAAGTGTAACGTTCGGAAGCCTTCAGCAGCCTATTACGGTAAATATAGGATATGGAGGTAAAGAAAATGACCAGTATAAAAATATGATGGGAACATTTTCTGTAAATTATAAACCGGCGGATAACTGGAAGTTTACCTTGGATGCTTTTGCCTACCAGAACAGGGAAAAAGAATATTATAGCATACAATCGGCATATGAGCTGCAGACCTTTGATCCTAAAACGCAGGAACCTGTTGCAACCTATGACCTGGGCGGGCAGATAGATCATGCAAGAAACGATTTATTTGTAAGAACTTACGGAACCCAGTTCAGAGCAAAATTTTCTCCCAACGTCAATACGGATTTTGAAGTAGGTTTTAAATATGAAAAAGAAAACCTGAAAGATAATACCAACGAATGGAGATTGGTAGATTCTGCAGGGTACAGTATTCCAAGACCTGATATCGATCCGAGAACAGGGGCAACGGGAGACCTTAAACTGGCCTATTATATTGCGGGACAGAATAATATTGAACCTTCAAGATTATCAGCATATGCCCAGTATTCACAGAAATTCTACTGGGGAGCCAGCAAAGTATTTGTGAATGCCGGAGTGCGAGTGGCCAACTGGAGTTTCAATAAAGAAACCATATTCTCACCCAGGGCCCAGTTTGCCATCAAACCGGATTGGGATAATGATATGTTGTTCAAACTTTCGGCAGGGATCTATTATCAGTCTCCTTTCTATAAAGAGATTAAAGACCTTGACGGAAATTTCAACTCCAATATAAAATCACAGCGTTCCATTCAGGTCATTCTTGCGAATGATTATGAATTCCAGATGTATGACAGACCGTTTAAGCTGACTACGGAACTTTATTATAAGAAAATGGATAACCTGATTCCGTATTATATGGATAATGTGAGGATCCGTTATTCCGGAGCCAATAATGCCAAAGGATATTCATATGGTATCGATACAAGATTATTCGGTGAATTTGTTCCGGGAGTAGATTCGTGGCTTTCTGCGAGTTATGCGAGAGTGTACGAAAATATTGGCGGAAGGGGAGATATTCCGAGGCCTACTGACCAGAGGTTCAGATTTGCCATGTTCTATCAGGATTATATGCCGCAGTTTCCGTCTATGAGGGTAAACCTTACTTTGGTGTATGCGATGGGTCTGCCAACAGGCGCACCTGTAATGTTCGACAGCAACGGGCAGCCTGATTTTAATTCTGCTTACAAGTTCCAGAAAACACTTCCGGCTTATAAAAGGGTAGATATCGGATTAACCAAAGTATTTATTGATCCTAAAGATAAAAAGAGCAGGTCTGGATTCTGGGGGAATTTCCAGGAGCTGACATTAGGTGTTCAGGTTTTCAATGCATTTAATATCAACAATACAGTTGCGAATCAATGGATCACAGATTATAACTCTTCCAATACCAATCTTTATCCGGTTCCGGTACGTCTTACAGGGCGTTTCTTTAATGTGAAACTGGAGTTTAAGCTGTAA
- a CDS encoding LTA synthase family protein: protein MAEAQNSKFPIYAVIITVLFKLLFLLTHYIQEDAFITWRVAQNLLDYGVIGFNGDTKISASTTHLYVFVSYIFNLILGKENFIEPLLIFNSILFTTGTLFLSHLVLKNPWHKAIFIFLIGILPPSIKISILGMEYGLLFFLEMVLLYYGFYKGKKWVLILLPVFIMFTRIDTVIFLGIVFLVDVFWNKKIRWSYVFGGILGVLSTLAFNWFYFGEVVNNTITAKKLLYEDHFTFQQHIGYFLKSFGNFWGMLKFPGDFNPLTIVVLIFELLCFIYLIRQRGTRNFFLWIIFIFGWAKQIIFISQKSLFDWYYWVPQLLLFVPVLIFVLEQKEKRNLWLSLLVVFYILPMLAFQTVHSIATGNGEWNYRRTIGLFLHQYEKDKKQWILLEPAGYVPYFSGLKTIDEVGLVDKQIQEEIKKDKANYWINTVKTRKPKYLLSYQNLEEGKNAEYYKTHYRLLKEFRVKDHLNSNNKILERIYHLKPSGTDYNLYIRVD, encoded by the coding sequence ATGGCTGAAGCACAAAATAGCAAATTCCCAATTTATGCCGTCATCATTACGGTTCTTTTTAAACTTCTTTTTTTATTGACGCATTATATCCAGGAAGATGCTTTTATTACCTGGAGAGTTGCCCAGAACTTATTGGATTACGGAGTGATCGGTTTCAACGGAGATACCAAAATCTCTGCATCCACCACTCATCTGTACGTTTTTGTGTCCTATATTTTCAACCTTATTTTGGGTAAAGAAAACTTTATAGAGCCGCTTCTGATATTTAATTCCATATTATTCACGACAGGAACACTGTTTCTCTCTCATCTGGTTCTTAAAAATCCCTGGCATAAAGCTATTTTTATCTTTCTGATCGGTATTCTACCTCCATCCATTAAAATTTCAATCCTTGGTATGGAATACGGACTTCTGTTTTTCCTGGAAATGGTCTTGCTGTATTATGGATTTTATAAAGGAAAAAAATGGGTTCTTATCTTACTGCCCGTTTTCATTATGTTTACAAGAATCGATACCGTTATATTTTTAGGAATTGTGTTCCTTGTAGATGTATTCTGGAATAAAAAAATCAGATGGAGTTATGTTTTTGGCGGAATTCTGGGCGTTTTATCAACATTAGCATTCAACTGGTTCTATTTCGGTGAAGTGGTGAATAATACCATTACTGCAAAAAAACTGCTTTATGAAGACCATTTTACCTTTCAGCAGCATATCGGTTATTTCCTTAAAAGCTTTGGAAACTTCTGGGGAATGCTCAAATTTCCCGGGGATTTTAATCCGCTTACCATAGTAGTCCTGATTTTTGAGCTTCTTTGTTTCATTTACCTGATCAGACAGAGGGGGACAAGAAACTTCTTTCTCTGGATCATCTTTATTTTCGGATGGGCAAAACAGATCATTTTTATCTCTCAGAAAAGTCTGTTCGACTGGTATTACTGGGTACCACAGCTTTTACTTTTTGTTCCGGTTCTTATTTTCGTTCTGGAGCAGAAAGAGAAAAGAAATTTGTGGCTTTCTCTGCTTGTTGTATTCTATATCCTTCCGATGCTGGCTTTTCAGACCGTGCATTCCATTGCTACAGGAAACGGAGAATGGAATTACAGAAGAACCATCGGCTTATTTTTACATCAGTATGAAAAAGATAAAAAACAGTGGATTTTATTGGAGCCGGCCGGATATGTACCTTACTTTTCAGGGTTGAAAACGATAGATGAAGTAGGACTGGTAGACAAACAAATTCAGGAAGAAATCAAAAAAGATAAAGCCAACTACTGGATCAATACGGTAAAAACCAGAAAACCCAAATACCTGCTTTCTTATCAGAATTTAGAAGAAGGGAAAAATGCGGAATACTATAAAACCCATTACAGGCTTCTGAAGGAATTCAGGGTAAAAGATCACCTGAACAGCAATAATAAGATCCTTGAAAGAATCTATCATCTGAAACCTTCAGGAACAGATTATAATTTGTACATTCGGGTTGATTAA